The sequence CACATTTCAAATTCCTTGCTTGATTTCAATAATTGCTCGACTAAATTGTTATACCAAGGATCGTCCGCGAACTTTCCATAAAAGCTCCTGAATTGAGCCAATTGCCCCTTAGCAATGTTCTCCCAATCGACGAACAGCTGCCGATACTCTTCCATCATGAACATCCGCCAAACGACATTACGCTCTCGATCATTCATGTCATCGCTATATCCAAATACTTCGGCGGCTATCCGGTTCCACGCCACAATATTCCACCGTCTCCCGACAATATAAGCCGGAAATCGATGGAGCTCATCAAGAATTAGCTTCGTTGCCGGGGAAATCGCCTCGTTGCTGCCTGCATCCGACTCCGGATCGCCAGGAAGCCACTGACCGGCTAATGCGAATAGATAGCTTCGCTCGTCCTTATCCAGCTTAAGCGTTCGGGACAGGCTTTCCAAGACCTGCTCGGATACGCGAATTTCCCGTCCCTGCTCCAAGCTTGTATACCATGTCAAGGAAATCCCCGATAATGCCGCGACCTCTTCCCTGCGCAAACCGGGAGTGCGCCGGCGCGTCGAATCACTTCTGAGTCCGGCCTCTTGAGGAGATAACCGCTTACGCCTTGTCTGTAAAAAATCAGCAAGCTCCTTGTGTCTGATCGAATCTTTCATGCAAATCCTCCTAATCCAAAACGGGCAGCATTTATCCTACGATATAAACTGCTATCATCACGAGCGCTACGAGAAACTGTCTTCTTCCTATTATACATCAAGTCCCATAATATGAGCTTATGCACGCACGGCAGCTTAAAGAAACCCCTTCCCCACCGCGGCGAAAAGCAAAATTATGCTCACAGGAGGCGAAAATCCGTCCATGATTAATATTGAGGATAAAACCGTTTTGGTGACCGGCTCCACAGACGGAATCGGCAAACTAACCGCTATCCAACTCGCTCAAGCAGGCGCTACCGTTCTGATGCACGGACGAGACCGCGAAAAATGCGCCGCCGCCCTAAAAGAGATCGCCAAACGGACAGGCAGCAGCAAGCTGCGGACCTATTTGGCTGATTTTTCTTCCCTTGCCGAAGTTCGGCGCATGGCCGAAGAGATCCGCAATCAAGAAAGCCGTTTGGACATTCTGATCAACAATGCGGGAATCGGTTCGGGAAAGCTCTCCAATAAAAAAAGAGCACTTAGCAAAGACGGCCACGAGCTTCGTTTTGCCGTCAATTACCTGGCACCCGTCCTATTAACCCAGCTTCTGCTTCCTACTGTACGGGCAGCCGCACCTGCGCGCATCGTCAACGTTGCTTCCATCGGACAAAAGCAGATTGACCTCAATAATGTCATGCTGGAGCGCGACTACGATCCTTTCGATGCCTACAAGCAGAGCAAGCTCGCTTTAATCATGTACACTTTCGAGCTGGCTCAGCAGCTCAAGCCGGACCGCATTACGGTCAATTGCGTGCACCCGGGGTCCCTACTCAATACAAAAATGGTACGTGAGAGCATCCCCTTCGGGTTCGGCAGCCCCAAATCGGGAGCGGACGTCCTCTTCCATTTGGCCTGTGCGGCCGAGCTTGATCAAGTAACCGGGCAATACTTCGACAAAAAGCAGCCGGCCCAGGCAGACATTCAAGCCTACAACAGCGATTTCCGTCGCAAGCTATGGGCATACACGGAGAATTTGATCGCGCCATAACCGCGTCTGATCGTTCAGTCGTAACCTTTTGCAATCTTAAATTCATTATTGGAGCGTGGTCGTGTTGGCACAAAGAAATGTTAAGAGAACAATGTCGGTTTTTATTACAGGGGCGACCGGAGGAATTGGCTCAGCATGCGTCAAACAGTTCACTCAAATGGGAGTTCGGGTCTTCGCGGGAGTCCGCGATACAAAGCGGGGCGAGCGGCTCCGGGCGTCAACATCATCTTCGGTGATCCCGGTCCAAATTGATATTACAGATCTAGCGTCTGTACAATCCGCCTTTGAAGAAGTGGCGACGATGACCGGGAACGAAGGGCTGGCCGGATTGATTAATAATGCAGGCTGCATCGTGCAGGGCCCTTTGGAGCTGCTCCCTATGGAACAAATCAAGCAGCAGTTTGAACTTAATGTTTTTGGACAAATCGCGGTAACGCAGGCTTTCCTTCCCTTACTGCGGAAAAATGGCGGGAGAGTCATCAACATCGGAGCTGTGACCGGAAAAACCGCGCTGCCCTTCTTCGGCGCACTGTCCGCCTCCAAGCACGCGATGGAAGCTATTACAGACGCTCTCCGGGTTGAATTAAAGCCTTGGAACATTCACGTAGCCATGATTGAGCCCGGTGCTATCGAAACTGCTATTCACGAAAAAGCCCACGACTCTTCCGCCCGGTCACTGCAGGAGGTTACGTCCGATAGGCTTGCCTTGTACCAAGATGCAATCACAAAGCTCGAATCGGTCATCGCCAAGCAGCCTTTATCCCCTACCGAAGTGGTCGTGAACGCCATCATCCACGCCCTGACATCACCCAAACCCCGGACCCGTTACGCTGTGGGCAAGGGCGCACGCATGATCATAACCCTAAGCCGTTTCCCGGATAAGCTTCGGGATAACCTATTGATCAGCAATCTTGGGTTACGGAAGACGCATGGGTGATAGCGGACAGGGACGGTATCTCTGTTCTAGAAACAAAACCGTCAGACGAGTGCCTCGCTGACGGTTGTTTGGTGTTCATGACCTGCCACATTATGTTAAGACTGCTACCTTTTATTTCTGGATTTTAACTACCTTTTCACCGATCACCAGTACACCGTTGACATATCCTCTAAAGTGCAAAGTAACCTCTGAACCCGTCCAATCAAAATCGGAACGTTCGAATTTGAATTGGCCGAGCTTTGCCTGCTGATAATAGCCATTATTACTGTTAAGGGCCTTCACACCATTTACGGTAGCGGTATTCAGATCGAATCCCTGACTGTTGTAGCCATTCGGCAAGTCTACACGAACAGTAAACACGCCTTTATTGCCCTTGATAATATTAGGAGTCACCGTTATGGAAGCTGGAAGATAAACCGTAAACTGTTTTTGTAATGTCGTGCTCAGCCCTACACCATCTGTAACGGTAACCTTAACAGTGTAAACTCCCGGTTTGTCGAGTAAAATTTCGCTGCCATTCGTTACGACCTGTTCCGCCGCTCCATCCGGACTGGAAACCGTCATCTTCTCGGATACTACACCTGAAAGAGCATCAGTTGCCGAGTAATCCAACTTTAGCGTCGCTCCGGCCTCAGCCTCTTTGCTGAGATCCATCGTGACGACCGGCGCAGTTCTATCGATTTTCACCACGGCTGTATTCGCAGCCTCGATGTTGCCGGCTATATCGGTCGAATAGAAAGCAACATTATGGATCCCTTCATCACTGACCGTGAACGTACTTCCCTTGACATATGCCGATCCGTCGATCGAATAGAACGTTGTGGCTACGCCGCTAAGAGTATCCGCTGCAGTTAATTGGACGGTCACATCTCCTTTCGTCCAGGCAGCAGGAACGTCAGCAGTGGTCATGGGTGCTGTCTTGTCGAGCTTCACTTCGGCTGTGTGTGCCGCTTCCTTATTGCCTGCTTGGTCAACCGAGTAGTAACTGATCTTATTAATACCTTCGTTGTCTACCGTAATCGAATTGCCCTCGTTATAATCGGATCCGTTGATCGAGTAGAACGTTTTGGCTATGCCGCTGAGATTGTCTGCTGCAGTCAATGTCAGTACGTCCGTTTGCGCAATCCATTCCGGGATATCGCTTATCTTTGTGCTTGGCGAGGTTTGATCAATCTTAACATAAATCGTCTGCGGTGCTTCCTTATTGCCTACTTTATCCACTGAGTAGAAGGAAACTTTATTTACACCTTCTTTGTCCACCGTTACAGAAGCTCCCGCCGTGTACTCGTTATCGTTCAGAGAATAGAACGTGTTCGCGACTCCCGTCTCGTTATCTGTTGCCGATAAGGAGATAATCTGGCTCAGGTTCGTCCAACCGGCGGGTGCTTCTGCTTTCGTCACCGGTGCTTCCGTATCGATAATAAGCTTGGCGATAACGGTGTTTGACGGTTCCGATTCACCAAACGAGTTACTGTACGATGTCACATAATATTCATGATCCTTATAGGACAAATCCGAAACCGTGAAAGACAAGTTATTTAGGTTTTGCGTCAGCAAAACCGGTTTGCCGTCAATGAGCTCATATATGTTATAGCCGTTCGCGTAGGTGACGAAATTCCAGGAAATCCGGGCACTCGTGCCGCTTAACAATTTAATGGAGGCAACCGGAGGCTGCATGACCGGGAAGACAATCGTATTGGATACCCGATTCGAAGGAGCAGACTCTCCAAAACGAGTGCTGTACGCAGTCACTTCATACGAATGCGATTCCTCTGAAAGATTGTACACTTTGTAGCTTAAAGCCGTTCCCTTATAGATTAACTGCCGGTCACCGCCAGTCACATCGTAAACATGATATTCGTTTGCCCAAGTGACCGACTGCCAAGAAAGCGTAATATTGTTGGCATTAAATACGGCCCCTACCAGGACTGGAGGCTGAACCACCGGCCAGGTCAACGTGAACTGGAGCTCGCTTCCTACTGTTGATTCTCCGAAACGATCGCTGTAGGAGCGAACAACATAAACGTAATCGCCCTCTGGTTGGTTCGTAAACGTAACGGCCGTTCCAGTTTGAGTTTTTTTCAGAACTTCTTGTCCGTCAATCACTTGATACAACTTATAGCCTGAAGCATAGGTAGTGGCATTCCAGCTCAAGGTAATGTCATTTCCGTTCGTAATAGTTTGCTTAAAGCCGCTCGGCGCTTGCATGACCGGCCAGACCAACGTGAAGCTAAGCTCGCTGCCTTCTGCCGATTCTCCGAAGCGGTCACTGTAGGAGCGCACCACAAAGTTGTAGTCGCCTTCCGGCTGGTTCGTGAGTGTGACAGCTGTTCCGGTCTGCGATCTCACCAACACTTCCTGTCCGTCAACAACCTTGTAAAGTTTATAAGCCGTTGCATAGGTAGCGGTATTCCATTTCAAGGAAATGTCATTTCCGTTCACAATACTTTTTATAAAATTACCCGGTGCCTGCATAATTGAAGGAAGAATCGTTAAGGTCACCTGACCGCCTTCGGGTGATTCTCCGAAACGGCTGCTTACGGCATTTACGATATAGGTGTGATCACCTTCCTGTACATTCGTCTGTGTTGCAGTCAGGCTTGTTACCGTATTCTTTAGAACTTTCTGTCCGTCGACAAGCTCATAGACTTTATAAGAGTTCGCGTAGGTCACAGCTCCCCAAGTTAACACGACGTCGTTTCCATTCTGGATTTTATATGCCAGATTACCCGGGGCGGCCAATGTGGGATAAATCAGCGAAACCGTGACTTCTGCCGCTTCAGGTGACTCGCCAAAGATCGTGGAAACAGAGTTGATCTCATAAACCAAGGTACCTTCCGGCTGGTCTCTATAAATCACGGAACTGCCGGTTACCGTACTCTTCAGAACCTTTTGTCCATCAATGATTTGATAGATTTTATAGCTCGTTGCGTAATTCGCTGCCGTCCATTTTAAGGTGATATCATTACCGTTCGTTATGGTGTAGGTCGGGTTTGTCGGAGCTTGCAGCGTTTGACCACTCAGCGTTACCGTAATCCGGCTGCCTTCCGACGACTCGCCGAAACGGGTCGAAACCGAATGAACTTCATACGTGTAATCGCCCGGCTTCATGCCGGTATACGTGACGGTTAAGCCGCTCACCGTGCTTTTAAGCACTTTTTGACCATCCACGATCTGGTAAACCTTATAGCTTGTCGCATAGTCGGATGCAGCCCAAGTCAAAGAAAAATCCGTCGCATTTTTAATCGTCTGGATCAGATTGGCCGGCGGCTCCATGGTCGGAAAAATGAGCGTAAAGGAAACCTGACTTCCTTCCGCCGATTCCCCGAAACGGGTAGAGAAGGAATGAACTTCATACGTATAATTCCCTTGCGGCTGATTGGTGTAAGTGACAGTAGTGCCGGCTACCGTGCTTTTCAATACTTTTTGTCCGTCAATAATTTGATAGACTTTGTAACTGTTGGCGTTTGCCGAAGTACCCCAGGTCAGGACCACATCATTAACGTTTTTGAGCGTATAGTTAACAGCTGCCGGCGGCTCCATTGTTACGGAGCCCAGAGTAAAGGAAACCTGGCTTCCTTCCGCTGATTCCCCGAAACGAGTAGAGAAGGAATGAACTTCGTAAGTATAATTCCCTTGCGGCTGATTGGTGTAAGTGACAGTAGTGCCGGTTACCGTACTTTTCAATACTTTTTGTCCGTCAATAATTTGATAGACTTTGTAACTGCTGGCGTTGGCCGAAGTGTCCCAGGTCAGGACCACATCATTAACGTTTTTAAGCGTATAGTTGACAGCTGTTGGCGGCTCCATTGTTACAGAGCTCAGGGTAAAGGAAACCTGACTTCCTTCCACCGATTCCCCGAAACGATCACTGTAGGAATGTACCTCATAGTGGTAATCCCCGGCCGGTTGGTTCGTATAGGTGACGGTTGTTCCGGTTACGGTGCTTTTTAGTACGAGCTGCCCGTCGATAACCTGATAAATTTTATAGCCTGTAGCATTTGAAACGGTACTCCATATTAAAACCACGTCGTTGACGTTTTGCAGTTTATAAGTTAGATTGCCGGGTGCCGTCATGGTGCCATCCCCGACAATTATCGTTAAACGGCTTCCTTCCGCCGATTCGCCAAAACGACTGCTGTAGGAATATACCTCATATACATATTCTCCAGCCTCTTGATTGGTAAAGGAGACGGTTGTACCGGTTACCGTGCTTTTTAATACTTTTTGACCGTCAGCTTGGATTTGATAGATTTTATAGTTCGTGGCATAACTGACTGCATTCCATTTCAGGTTGATGTCGTTGACGTTCGTCAGGCTAAACGTGAAGTTGCCTGGAGCCGCCATGACTGGATAGACGACATTAACGTCGACAGGTGCGGATAGCGGAGATTCACCAAAGGCGGAATTCACTGCACTAACCGCGTACGTAGCTGTTCCCATTGGAGCATTGACGACTGTATATGTACGTGTTGTCTGGGATTTTATCAAGGTTCTTTGTCCATCAGCTTGAACTTGATAAAGATTGTAACTTTGGGCATTCGCAGAAGTGGTCCAGCTCAGGACGATATCGTTGCCGTTTTGAAATGTGTAGGTTATAGTTGGCGCCGTCATGTCGGGATAGGTGATATTCACCGTAATTGGCGCGCAGGGCCCTGACTCTCCATCCGGACTTAAGGTTGAAACCACATAGGTATATGAACCTTCGGGAAGAGCGTTAATGGTAAAGGAGGTCGTTGTCATTGTCCCTCGCTCGATCAACTGGCCGTCCGTAATCTCATACACCTTATAACCGGTAGCCCCATACACGGAGCTCCATGTCAGCTTGACATCGGTTGGTGTCAGGAGCTGATAGGAAAGATTGCTTGGAGGCAGCACATTATTGTTTGTCTCAGCCGCAAACACATTTAAAGCGGGAAACAAGACCTGGATCATAAGCATCATTGAAACCAGGAAAGAAAGTCTTTTGGAGGATTTACGTTTTCTCATGTGTTCCTACCTTTCTTTGATATAAGGATAATAGACAAAAAAAATGAACCTCTGACAAGGCTCATAGTAAAACCTATGATTCCTTGTGGCAACCGGCTGCCTTCCACATGGATGTGGTTCAGGCCCTTGGCTTTGCGTCTCATGATTTCTCATGATTTGCCTTTTTCACTGGATTGTGACTGAAGCTCTATTTTTATAATAGGTATCTATTCCTGTCATGTGAATAGGCCATAAGAACCATGGTCAGTCTAATCTGGCATTTTCCTTTCCTGAACCCCCAGTCGAACTGGGGGTTTTCGTGTATAAAAAAATAACGGAGCCCCACATCGGTGCGGCTCCGTTTCACGTTCTAACTTATGATACGTTCTCTTCCGAATTGTCCGGCGTTGGCTCCGTCTCCTCGGTTGCTGACTTCTTTCTGCGGAACAGCTTGCTGAATAATTTCCCGACCGCCCCCAATGCGAGAAGGATAACGATCCCGAATTTCTTCGCTACAAGCAGTATTATAGCTATAAGTCCAGCCTTCTTCGCTACTACCAGCCCGGCTCCGCCCAATATAAGACCGGTTAACCCCAATTTCGATACCTTATCGGTAGCGGCATTAAAGTCCTCGTACTTCTTCCCAGCATTAATAGTAAGCTTCGGCAGAACCTTCTCCGTCAGGGTCTTCTTATCTTCGTTCAGATGCTCCGGATCGGAGATGAGTATAGCCGAAATCGTTCCTGTGCGGGTCAAGAGTCTGACGTTATAATTCAGTATTTGTTCCTTGTTATCGTCCTCGGCCAGCATCGACCAGGTCAAGTTATGAGTAGCTTCATCATAGAATGGTTCTACATCCCAGCCCGTTACGTAAATGCGCGTGCCTTCGGGACGCTCTTTATTGGCTTCCTCGGTCCCTTTTTTGTAGCTCTCCAGTATGTCGTCAGCATTGATCTCTTCTTTTTCGTCATCCTTAATATGTCCGGTTTCCTCGTAGCGGAAGAGAACCTCCCACATCTGATTTTCGTCCGCAGGGTAAATACTGCCCAACTCGTCGCCGCTTGGGGTGTCATTATTATCCTTAGCGATTTGCATGGTATCTTCCTTATTCAGGAATACCATAGAAGGGTCCAAATCAAGGGTAGCCATGTCCTCCAGCTTAACCGGCTGTCCACCTTCCACCCAGTTATAGCTCTGTTCCGCCGAAGCCGTACCGTTGAAAACGGATAGCCAAAGGGCAAAGACGATACTCAGAATCCTAAATCTTTTCATACTTCATGCCTCCAGTTGGTTTAGAACGATGCAACTTTCGGTATGGCGGAACCGATTCCCCTAAGTCAGATTGATGACATTATCCTATGATGCCCTAGGACTTGTTTCCCTCCATTCATATTGCCCGTATCCATATACTGGATCAATCATAGGTTTTTTTGTCTAAGATTGTCAATTGGGATAAAAATCCTACTTCACGCAAAAGTTAAATTAGAACTTTTCGCTCATTAAATTCCATCTTGGTAGTATGTTAGTATGATAAATTACTTAGTTATAGTATAAGCATCATGGGAACTAAGGAGGGATTGCGCCTCCTGTAAGCGTAAACCGAACCTCAGGTAACATTGTTTCCGGCTTGGTCCACCTGCTTAAATGCCTTATACAACGCCTGTTTCCACAGGTTGAACCAAGCCTGCCCGGTTATTGTGGTAGGTAGAATAAGCAGAGTTTGTGCACAGCAACAGATTTGACCTGGTCACCCTACGCTTGCCTTCCGTACATTAATAAAAAGAATGTAAAGCTTTATAACTTACAAAATTTAGCCAGGTTGGTCACAAAACTGTCGAAGTTTTGAAGCGTAATTCCAAGTGACGGCAATTCTTTGAACCAAGTGACATTATTGGTCCTTCCTCACGTAGCCCGAAAGGGCCCATTCCTCGCTCAGCAAACGCCTAATGCCGATATTTTTCGGCGTCACCCGGCTCCATATGCTCCTGTTTTTTCTGGAATAAATTGTTATTTTACTCATAGACCCATAAAATAGTTGTTGATATAATCCCACTAAGCTAATCCGTTTTATTGAACGGGTAATAGCTGTTCCATTGCGACCTTGGACGTGTGAAAGACACAAACTGCTCGTCACCCAAGACTATTGATAATATTAATCAAATCTAGAAAAACACCGGAGCATAAATGTTGTATTCTGTTCACGCTAACTATATATTAAAGTTAAGATATAAAATCCAGTTGCCAAAAAAGATTCCATATGACTATTCTTAGCAAGAAGGTGTACTATATTGGGTTTTGAGGTGTGGGTTGATTTAATATTGTTCTTCGCTTTGTTTGCTCTGTTTGCATACATATTTGCTTCTGTTACAATCACGAACCTGCACAAAGTCTATCTATTATTCCACTTTTCCATGATGCTATGGCCTTTCTGCCAGTTTGCCATCAAAACCACGGAGAACCCCACTTTTCAATTATTTTATGTAAAGCTCGCGTTTGTGAGTTCGCCTTTACTAACTACGGGATGGCTTCTGTTTACGATTTTCCTCACCGGCCAATCGAAATTTCTGCGAAGAAAAATAAGCTTATTCCTTTTTGGGCCTGCCTTATTAGCGGCGCTCGGTGTGATCGTCAATCCAAACGGTTGGTTTGTCCTCCCTGTGAACGGCGGTTACATCCAAAGAACCTATGGGCCAATTTTTTGGTTTAATATTACGATCCTGATGATCCATTTTATAGTTTCGCTATATATCATCTATTTAGCTCTTGTATCAAATAATACGCCTCGGATCAAAAAACAAGTGAGGCACATGCTGAGAGGGATTTTGGTGGTAGCCGTGTTCACCTTGGTGGACATATTCCTAAATGTTATCCTATCCAAATCTCTACCGGTCATCCCGGGCATGGCATCTCTTGGTGTATTGCTATCTGCTATCATTTTTGTTATTGCCATTCACCGGGATAAAGTGTTTGATATTGTGACCATCGCTCATCAAGATATTATTGATACGATTGAGTATGGGATTCTGGTGCTGGATGACAATGAAATCGTGGTAGAAATCAATCAGTCGCTCCTTCCCCATATAAACCTGCGTATAGGTGATCGATTCGTTATGGCGGACATCCTTCCGCAAGAACCGGCTGACGAGCATATCGAATGTTTTCTGCATACATACCGGGAACGTCCGCTTGAGAGAACAGAAATCGAGTTATTACATCCTAGAATCAATCGGTACATCAGCATTCATGCTGCGCCCATCTTGGTTAGCGGTCTAATGGTTGGGCAGATTATCACGTTTCAGGATATAACCGAGCTCAGGCGTCTCATTGATGAAACCAACCTTCATAATAAGATTCTGCAAGAACACAACGAAGCATTAATCAAAATACAAGCTGAGCTGTTCCAAACGAACCGAAAACTTAATCAGATGGCAATAACCGACAGCTTAACCGGCTGCTATAATCGTCATTACT is a genomic window of Paenibacillus durus ATCC 35681 containing:
- a CDS encoding helix-turn-helix transcriptional regulator — translated: MKDSIRHKELADFLQTRRKRLSPQEAGLRSDSTRRRTPGLRREEVAALSGISLTWYTSLEQGREIRVSEQVLESLSRTLKLDKDERSYLFALAGQWLPGDPESDAGSNEAISPATKLILDELHRFPAYIVGRRWNIVAWNRIAAEVFGYSDDMNDRERNVVWRMFMMEEYRQLFVDWENIAKGQLAQFRSFYGKFADDPWYNNLVEQLLKSSKEFEMWWPQHEVIHSPEGRKELHHPRLGVLSMDYSSFSLAEDHSMIMTVFTPQAHTGTMEKLDRFFPARV
- a CDS encoding SDR family oxidoreductase — translated: MINIEDKTVLVTGSTDGIGKLTAIQLAQAGATVLMHGRDREKCAAALKEIAKRTGSSKLRTYLADFSSLAEVRRMAEEIRNQESRLDILINNAGIGSGKLSNKKRALSKDGHELRFAVNYLAPVLLTQLLLPTVRAAAPARIVNVASIGQKQIDLNNVMLERDYDPFDAYKQSKLALIMYTFELAQQLKPDRITVNCVHPGSLLNTKMVRESIPFGFGSPKSGADVLFHLACAAELDQVTGQYFDKKQPAQADIQAYNSDFRRKLWAYTENLIAP
- a CDS encoding DUF2167 domain-containing protein, with amino-acid sequence MKRFRILSIVFALWLSVFNGTASAEQSYNWVEGGQPVKLEDMATLDLDPSMVFLNKEDTMQIAKDNNDTPSGDELGSIYPADENQMWEVLFRYEETGHIKDDEKEEINADDILESYKKGTEEANKERPEGTRIYVTGWDVEPFYDEATHNLTWSMLAEDDNKEQILNYNVRLLTRTGTISAILISDPEHLNEDKKTLTEKVLPKLTINAGKKYEDFNAATDKVSKLGLTGLILGGAGLVVAKKAGLIAIILLVAKKFGIVILLALGAVGKLFSKLFRRKKSATEETEPTPDNSEENVS
- a CDS encoding OmpL47-type beta-barrel domain-containing protein, whose amino-acid sequence is MRKRKSSKRLSFLVSMMLMIQVLFPALNVFAAETNNNVLPPSNLSYQLLTPTDVKLTWSSVYGATGYKVYEITDGQLIERGTMTTTSFTINALPEGSYTYVVSTLSPDGESGPCAPITVNITYPDMTAPTITYTFQNGNDIVLSWTTSANAQSYNLYQVQADGQRTLIKSQTTRTYTVVNAPMGTATYAVSAVNSAFGESPLSAPVDVNVVYPVMAAPGNFTFSLTNVNDINLKWNAVSYATNYKIYQIQADGQKVLKSTVTGTTVSFTNQEAGEYVYEVYSYSSRFGESAEGSRLTIIVGDGTMTAPGNLTYKLQNVNDVVLIWSTVSNATGYKIYQVIDGQLVLKSTVTGTTVTYTNQPAGDYHYEVHSYSDRFGESVEGSQVSFTLSSVTMEPPTAVNYTLKNVNDVVLTWDTSANASSYKVYQIIDGQKVLKSTVTGTTVTYTNQPQGNYTYEVHSFSTRFGESAEGSQVSFTLGSVTMEPPAAVNYTLKNVNDVVLTWGTSANANSYKVYQIIDGQKVLKSTVAGTTVTYTNQPQGNYTYEVHSFSTRFGESAEGSQVSFTLIFPTMEPPANLIQTIKNATDFSLTWAASDYATSYKVYQIVDGQKVLKSTVSGLTVTYTGMKPGDYTYEVHSVSTRFGESSEGSRITVTLSGQTLQAPTNPTYTITNGNDITLKWTAANYATSYKIYQIIDGQKVLKSTVTGSSVIYRDQPEGTLVYEINSVSTIFGESPEAAEVTVSLIYPTLAAPGNLAYKIQNGNDVVLTWGAVTYANSYKVYELVDGQKVLKNTVTSLTATQTNVQEGDHTYIVNAVSSRFGESPEGGQVTLTILPSIMQAPGNFIKSIVNGNDISLKWNTATYATAYKLYKVVDGQEVLVRSQTGTAVTLTNQPEGDYNFVVRSYSDRFGESAEGSELSFTLVWPVMQAPSGFKQTITNGNDITLSWNATTYASGYKLYQVIDGQEVLKKTQTGTAVTFTNQPEGDYVYVVRSYSDRFGESTVGSELQFTLTWPVVQPPVLVGAVFNANNITLSWQSVTWANEYHVYDVTGGDRQLIYKGTALSYKVYNLSEESHSYEVTAYSTRFGESAPSNRVSNTIVFPVMQPPVASIKLLSGTSARISWNFVTYANGYNIYELIDGKPVLLTQNLNNLSFTVSDLSYKDHEYYVTSYSNSFGESEPSNTVIAKLIIDTEAPVTKAEAPAGWTNLSQIISLSATDNETGVANTFYSLNDNEYTAGASVTVDKEGVNKVSFYSVDKVGNKEAPQTIYVKIDQTSPSTKISDIPEWIAQTDVLTLTAADNLSGIAKTFYSINGSDYNEGNSITVDNEGINKISYYSVDQAGNKEAAHTAEVKLDKTAPMTTADVPAAWTKGDVTVQLTAADTLSGVATTFYSIDGSAYVKGSTFTVSDEGIHNVAFYSTDIAGNIEAANTAVVKIDRTAPVVTMDLSKEAEAGATLKLDYSATDALSGVVSEKMTVSSPDGAAEQVVTNGSEILLDKPGVYTVKVTVTDGVGLSTTLQKQFTVYLPASITVTPNIIKGNKGVFTVRVDLPNGYNSQGFDLNTATVNGVKALNSNNGYYQQAKLGQFKFERSDFDWTGSEVTLHFRGYVNGVLVIGEKVVKIQK
- a CDS encoding SDR family oxidoreductase, with product MAQRNVKRTMSVFITGATGGIGSACVKQFTQMGVRVFAGVRDTKRGERLRASTSSSVIPVQIDITDLASVQSAFEEVATMTGNEGLAGLINNAGCIVQGPLELLPMEQIKQQFELNVFGQIAVTQAFLPLLRKNGGRVINIGAVTGKTALPFFGALSASKHAMEAITDALRVELKPWNIHVAMIEPGAIETAIHEKAHDSSARSLQEVTSDRLALYQDAITKLESVIAKQPLSPTEVVVNAIIHALTSPKPRTRYAVGKGARMIITLSRFPDKLRDNLLISNLGLRKTHG
- a CDS encoding diguanylate cyclase; the protein is MGFEVWVDLILFFALFALFAYIFASVTITNLHKVYLLFHFSMMLWPFCQFAIKTTENPTFQLFYVKLAFVSSPLLTTGWLLFTIFLTGQSKFLRRKISLFLFGPALLAALGVIVNPNGWFVLPVNGGYIQRTYGPIFWFNITILMIHFIVSLYIIYLALVSNNTPRIKKQVRHMLRGILVVAVFTLVDIFLNVILSKSLPVIPGMASLGVLLSAIIFVIAIHRDKVFDIVTIAHQDIIDTIEYGILVLDDNEIVVEINQSLLPHINLRIGDRFVMADILPQEPADEHIECFLHTYRERPLERTEIELLHPRINRYISIHAAPILVSGLMVGQIITFQDITELRRLIDETNLHNKILQEHNEALIKIQAELFQTNRKLNQMAITDSLTGCYNRHYLTQQLENEVMKNRKFQISFAILLLDIDFFKLVNDNYGHLVGDEVICNTVEVIKQSLRRTDILARYGGEEFIIYLPNTDESQAKILAERIKSTVESNKVVIENIAHSVSITISMGLLSINDFSVENRLSPKSYINDLFESVDKALYQAKNEGRNRIISVVR